Part of the Candidatus Moraniibacteriota bacterium genome is shown below.
CAGATGCCTGACATTCCTCAACATCTTGCTTTGTCACAGCCGTCACCAACATGCCATTCTTTTCATTGAGCACAGATCGCTCAAATGCCTTTCCCCAGAGCCGCAACGCTGGAATACTCTTATTGGTAAAGATTGCATTCACGATTCTATCGAGGGGAGCGCCTCTCTTCATCAACACACCGGCAATATCCATCACGCGAGGTGTTGTGCAAATATGCTGGAAATTGCCCGTATCAAATATGATGCCCGTAAGAAGCGCCGTTGCAATCTTCTTGTTGCATTCCGCGCCAATCTTTTCGAAATACGTATAGAGAAGCTCGCACGTTGACGAATAACGAGCGTCAACAATCTCGAGATCACTCGGAACGGCGATATCTGGATGATGATCCATGATAACCGTCACCTGTCGACGAGCAACCCTTGCGAGTACACGATCAAACCCGCGATCAACGGAATCGCAGGCGATAATAGCTCCGTAGCGGGAAATATCCAGCTGATCTGGATGGAGGAAGGTTTCAGGTGTTTCAGAAAGCAATGCTGTAAGCTGGGGCGGAAAGGGGTCAAAACAAGCAAGAGAAACTTCTTTCCCTTGGCACCTCAAGAATTCAGCGAATGCTACCGTCGCACCAACTGTGTCCGCATCCGGACGAGTGTGCGCAAAAAGCAGAAACGACGGCGATTTCTTTATGATATAGGAAAGTGTCCGAAATTCCGAGGAGAAGGTATTCATAGTGAAACGGTCTCGTCCTGTTCTTT
Proteins encoded:
- a CDS encoding bifunctional oligoribonuclease/PAP phosphatase NrnA yields the protein MNTFSSEFRTLSYIIKKSPSFLLFAHTRPDADTVGATVAFAEFLRCQGKEVSLACFDPFPPQLTALLSETPETFLHPDQLDISRYGAIIACDSVDRGFDRVLARVARRQVTVIMDHHPDIAVPSDLEIVDARYSSTCELLYTYFEKIGAECNKKIATALLTGIIFDTGNFQHICTTPRVMDIAGVLMKRGAPLDRIVNAIFTNKSIPALRLWGKAFERSVLNEKNGMLVTAVTKQDVEECQASVEDIYHVTSILSTVPEAKFAMVLSEQDDETVRASLRSMEQHNVDVSEIAHRFGGGGHRLASGFEIPGKIMRAENGWAVV